One Drosophila virilis strain 15010-1051.87 chromosome 5, Dvir_AGI_RSII-ME, whole genome shotgun sequence DNA window includes the following coding sequences:
- the LOC6625087 gene encoding zinc finger HIT domain-containing protein 3: protein MECVSCATITDKYKCSKCLAPYCSVNCYKEHKTQPQCTEIAAVKQAPQPAKNVTEEEPTIYAPFSTEDTVPLDKLQQLKNSEPLRQLLHNPHLRALLQQIDVAYNANLAMTAAMQEPLFVEFANACLQVVEPMTDAERAELALCS, encoded by the exons ATGGAGTGCGTAAGTTGTGCAACTATAACAGATAAATACAAATGCAGCAAGTGCTTAGCACCTTA CTGCTCAGTTAATTGCTACAAGGAACACAAAACACAGCCACAGTGTACGGAAATTGCCGCAGTCAAGCAAGCACCGCAGCCTGCCAAAAACGTGACCGAAGAAGAGCCCACAATATATGCACCTTTTAGCACGGAGGATACTGTGCCGCTTGACAAGCTGCAGCAATTGA AGAACTCTGAACCATTGCGGCAACTGCTCCATAATCCACATCTGCGTGCGCTGCTTCAGCAAATCGATGTAGCGTATAATGCAAACCTGGCTATGACCGCTGCCATGCAGGAGCCGCTTTTCGTGGAGTTCGCCAACGCTTGTCTGCAGGTCGTGGAGCCCATGACGGACGCGGAGCGTGCGGAGCTGGCGCTGTGCAGTTGA